A genomic stretch from Anaerobacillus sp. CMMVII includes:
- a CDS encoding ABC transporter ATP-binding protein — MAIVINHLSKEYKTSTEKILVLNGITLTIKNGTWITIVGPSGSGKSTLLKCIGGIEKLDEGSEIIFDDWHLEKAKGDDIPEFRRNKIGFVFQDYRLFDQFTVLDNVMMPMVPYENKLVLQKKAEELLTQFGLHHRRHYFPTQLSGGEKQRTAIARALINSPKLLICDEPTGNLDQKNRDAVLNTLKELHQKGHSILLVTHDQEITFLGDETYRLTEGQLERVKREDMGIKM; from the coding sequence ATGGCTATTGTCATCAACCATTTATCGAAAGAGTATAAAACCTCGACAGAAAAAATACTAGTATTAAATGGAATCACGCTTACCATTAAAAACGGAACATGGATCACAATTGTTGGACCTTCTGGCTCGGGGAAATCTACATTATTAAAATGTATCGGAGGAATTGAAAAGCTGGACGAAGGTTCAGAAATCATTTTTGATGACTGGCATTTAGAAAAGGCTAAAGGAGATGATATTCCCGAGTTTCGAAGAAATAAGATTGGGTTTGTCTTTCAAGACTATCGTCTCTTTGATCAATTTACTGTACTAGATAATGTCATGATGCCAATGGTTCCTTATGAAAATAAGCTAGTGCTACAAAAAAAAGCTGAAGAGTTGTTAACTCAGTTTGGACTCCATCATCGTAGACACTATTTCCCCACACAGTTGTCTGGTGGGGAGAAACAGAGGACAGCGATTGCTCGAGCCCTTATAAATTCCCCTAAATTATTGATATGTGATGAACCAACGGGGAACCTCGACCAAAAAAATCGTGATGCTGTGTTAAACACGCTCAAGGAACTACATCAAAAAGGACACAGTATTCTGTTAGTTACTCATGACCAAGAAATCACTTTTTTAGGAGATGAAACTTATCGCTTGACAGAAGGTCAATTAGAACGAGTTAA
- a CDS encoding ABC transporter permease, whose amino-acid sequence MRSLLFKQIKHHKRAFLFTVAILILLITFLPIALSTLRSADATVQMEITDFARGSYDLLVRPVDAHSELEKKIGIVEENYLGVGKGGITLSEWREIQQIEEVEIAAPIAALGYYTMTQRSFDLPILDEPIRYTVSFYTDDGMNTYLVNEHVAYSLPNSEAFFDGKDTITKSELINLFHSGHHVIPIPTTFHPIVAVDPFEEEALTTISLGSLLREPKASSLMEENSKVFPIVNVSESAVPLFVDLKIERLNISNEETIRLIRKGKEQLGINPSPEWPLLSFDDEPIFLEFFDSLSDIETLSKENYSIDFSKQLSALNEYNFFLDRAYQLKRAEEWDSEIHDDFTFVEDLKSQDVYYLLSQVDYSFTPDQIIVEKLNQHDNGIPIYREISAIQRQNTFDYLINRSFAAPVVEEETLTYFETVDTISVNENSNILAASPLGIYNFEETTLNGNPIQPTALPGSFLPLPAHGITSIEWAEHFKGEAPIDAIRVVVTGIDGYTVEAAGVIQQVADKIAAKGFQVDIVAGASHQQLVIDVEGFGTVIQPTTTLGAADTILTSWNVLTVMITGLFVFIGGSTFWNRLRLWSERQRRDEELLQLLGWERKHTSRFFAKEFAYLIVISIVGSGLLLNSLIVSGVVEINVLFLYAVISMFATIIALIAFLLRGRQLRGKVGRPKASLTKKNLIYYQKQLLNVFIQIIMSSVLSIYVFSSLLRTEEKTTLTRLGEYVHVQTEIIQYIILGLAYVLTALTLIEALRHLWRHRLEEIHLLALIGWTRNKVTLFLLAEVVLWSSVAVLIGLFISILIFYVTIGLEGLFVWIFLFTAFWFTLVVLLSWWNVTAFTRKYVYM is encoded by the coding sequence ATGCGAAGTTTATTATTCAAGCAGATAAAACATCACAAAAGAGCCTTTCTATTTACAGTAGCCATACTCATATTACTGATAACTTTTCTTCCCATTGCTTTATCAACCCTCCGTTCAGCTGATGCGACTGTTCAAATGGAGATTACAGATTTTGCCCGTGGAAGCTATGATTTACTTGTTCGACCAGTTGATGCCCATTCAGAGCTAGAAAAAAAGATAGGAATAGTAGAAGAAAACTATCTTGGAGTAGGTAAAGGTGGAATAACATTGTCAGAATGGCGGGAGATTCAGCAAATTGAAGAAGTTGAAATTGCTGCTCCAATTGCCGCTTTAGGGTATTATACAATGACACAAAGATCATTTGACCTCCCTATTTTGGATGAACCTATCCGCTATACTGTATCATTCTACACGGATGATGGTATGAATACATATCTAGTTAATGAACATGTTGCTTATTCCCTTCCAAACAGTGAAGCTTTTTTTGATGGTAAAGACACAATAACGAAAAGTGAATTGATTAACCTTTTTCACTCGGGGCATCATGTGATACCCATACCTACGACATTTCACCCCATTGTTGCTGTTGATCCATTTGAAGAAGAAGCATTAACAACGATTTCATTAGGCTCATTACTAAGAGAACCTAAAGCAAGTAGTTTAATGGAAGAAAACTCAAAAGTATTTCCAATTGTTAATGTAAGTGAAAGCGCTGTTCCACTCTTTGTAGATTTGAAAATTGAACGACTTAACATATCGAATGAAGAAACGATTCGGCTAATTCGTAAAGGAAAGGAACAGCTTGGCATTAATCCTAGTCCAGAATGGCCGTTGTTATCATTTGATGATGAGCCAATATTTTTAGAATTTTTTGATTCATTAAGCGATATAGAAACCCTTTCAAAAGAAAACTATTCAATTGATTTTTCTAAGCAATTATCAGCACTAAATGAATACAATTTCTTTCTTGATCGTGCTTATCAATTAAAGAGAGCGGAAGAATGGGATTCAGAAATTCACGACGATTTTACCTTTGTAGAGGATCTTAAGTCACAGGATGTCTACTATCTATTATCTCAGGTTGACTACTCTTTTACACCAGACCAAATTATAGTAGAAAAGCTGAACCAACATGATAACGGGATTCCAATTTATCGCGAAATATCAGCTATTCAACGTCAGAATACGTTTGATTATTTAATCAATCGCTCTTTTGCTGCACCAGTTGTGGAGGAGGAAACGTTGACATATTTTGAAACCGTCGACACAATTTCGGTCAATGAGAATTCAAACATTCTTGCTGCTAGTCCTCTAGGGATTTACAATTTTGAAGAAACAACTTTAAATGGGAATCCGATCCAACCGACTGCGTTACCCGGAAGTTTTCTACCACTTCCCGCACATGGAATTACGTCAATTGAATGGGCAGAGCACTTCAAAGGAGAAGCGCCAATTGATGCAATCCGGGTTGTTGTTACTGGAATTGATGGCTATACAGTAGAAGCAGCAGGGGTGATTCAACAGGTGGCAGATAAGATTGCTGCTAAAGGCTTTCAAGTTGATATTGTTGCAGGAGCTTCTCATCAGCAATTGGTAATTGATGTTGAAGGTTTTGGAACCGTCATTCAACCAACAACGACTTTGGGAGCAGCGGATACGATTTTAACAAGCTGGAACGTGCTTACGGTAATGATTACCGGGCTATTTGTTTTCATAGGTGGTTCGACATTTTGGAATAGGCTTCGACTCTGGAGTGAACGTCAACGACGAGACGAAGAGCTTCTACAATTACTTGGTTGGGAGCGAAAGCATACATCAAGATTCTTTGCCAAAGAATTTGCTTATTTAATAGTGATCTCGATTGTAGGTAGTGGACTGTTACTTAATAGTTTAATCGTCAGTGGAGTCGTTGAGATAAATGTCTTATTCCTCTATGCCGTCATTTCCATGTTTGCTACTATAATAGCACTGATTGCTTTCCTACTAAGGGGGCGGCAATTGAGAGGTAAAGTGGGCCGACCGAAGGCTTCTCTTACGAAGAAAAATCTAATATACTACCAAAAGCAATTACTTAATGTGTTTATACAAATTATTATGTCCAGCGTGTTGTCCATCTATGTATTTTCATCGTTATTACGAACTGAGGAGAAGACAACATTGACGAGACTTGGTGAATATGTCCATGTTCAAACAGAAATCATACAGTATATAATTTTGGGTCTTGCTTACGTTCTCACTGCGCTGACATTAATAGAGGCGCTTCGTCATTTATGGAGACATCGCTTGGAAGAAATTCATCTATTGGCTCTAATAGGTTGGACACGGAATAAGGTAACACTATTTTTACTAGCTGAGGTTGTGCTATGGTCATCGGTCGCAGTTTTGATCGGTTTATTCATAAGTATCCTCATATTTTATGTAACCATTGGACTAGAGGGGTTATTCGTCTGGATTTTCTTATTTACCGCTTTCTGGTTCACACTAGTTGTGCTGCTCAGCTGGTGGAATGTGACTGCATTTACTAGAAAATATGTATATATGTAA